The Vicinamibacteria bacterium genome has a window encoding:
- a CDS encoding CopG family transcriptional regulator, translating to MGNEVKRATVYFDPEIHRALKLKAAVTDRPLSELVNEAVKVALAEDAEDLAAFRDRAQEPNLSFEDVVKDLKKRGKI from the coding sequence GTGGGTAACGAGGTCAAACGGGCGACCGTGTACTTCGATCCGGAGATTCATAGGGCGCTGAAGCTCAAGGCTGCCGTGACCGACCGGCCCTTGTCCGAGCTCGTCAACGAAGCGGTGAAGGTGGCACTCGCGGAGGATGCAGAAGATTTGGCGGCTTTTCGGGATCGCGCGCAAGAGCCCAATCTCAGCTTCGAAGACGTCGTGAAAGACCTCAAGAAGCGTGGCAAGATATAA
- a CDS encoding type II toxin-antitoxin system RelE/ParE family toxin yields MARYKVFIKPSAAKEIEAVDNVKDRLRIVRRIRRLALEPRPPGCEKLSGEDKYRLRQGEFRIVYAIEDENLIVYVVKVGHRREVYR; encoded by the coding sequence GTGGCAAGATATAAGGTCTTTATCAAACCTTCCGCCGCCAAAGAAATCGAAGCCGTCGACAACGTCAAGGATCGGCTTCGAATCGTTCGTCGCATCCGCAGACTTGCCTTGGAGCCTCGCCCGCCGGGCTGCGAGAAACTTTCCGGTGAAGACAAGTATCGCTTGAGGCAGGGCGAGTTTCGAATTGTTTACGCAATCGAGGACGAGAATCTCATCGTGTATGTCGTGAAGGTAGGGCACAGGAGAGAAGTCTATCGCTGA
- a CDS encoding CRTAC1 family protein has translation MLLVVLIGSLSFQDVTSAAGIDWINTFGGVDSKRYILETTGTGALFFDYDEDGDQDVFLVNGTRFEDAESVPHALYRNAGDGTFANVTVLSGLEAHGWGQGAAASDFDNDGDLDLLVTYYGPNRFYRNNGDGTFEEIGAELGLDDSGWSTSAAFADYDRDGINDLFVAQYVDFDRESTPGPGEAPNCFFMGIPVMCGPKGLPPATSLLYRGTSTGSFEDVSGRTGVGRERFYGLGAVWGDVDNDDDVDLYVANDQTPNNLFLNDGRGGLVDGALAAGVAFNEDGRAQAGMGVDLGDYDNDGFLDIHVTNFSHDYNTIYRNTGDGYFTDESFAAGLGEASYLYLGWGTGFHDFDRDGRLDIFVANGHVYPEVDTSRTDSDYAQRSLLFLNLGEGKFEEYQGFRRPHVGRGAAFADYDDDGDIDILVANMNERPSLYRNELAADSSWVGLRLIGRDSARDALGARVRIQTGGVGQLREVRSGASYLSQSDLRVHFGLGPETSVERLEIRWPRGRLQTLEGVPLNRYIVVVEPR, from the coding sequence GTGCTGCTGGTCGTCCTGATCGGCTCGCTGTCGTTTCAGGACGTCACGTCCGCCGCTGGAATCGACTGGATCAACACCTTCGGAGGTGTCGACTCCAAACGCTACATTCTGGAGACGACGGGGACGGGAGCTCTCTTCTTCGACTACGACGAGGATGGCGATCAGGACGTCTTCCTGGTGAACGGAACCCGCTTCGAGGACGCCGAGAGCGTTCCCCATGCGCTCTATCGCAACGCGGGAGACGGGACGTTCGCGAACGTCACCGTTCTCTCGGGTCTGGAGGCGCACGGCTGGGGCCAGGGCGCCGCGGCTTCCGATTTCGACAACGATGGGGACCTGGACCTCCTCGTCACCTACTACGGCCCCAACCGCTTCTACCGCAACAACGGCGACGGAACGTTCGAAGAGATCGGAGCGGAGCTGGGGCTCGATGACTCGGGCTGGAGCACGAGCGCCGCCTTTGCCGACTACGATCGCGACGGGATCAACGACCTCTTCGTCGCTCAGTACGTAGATTTCGACCGGGAATCGACGCCGGGTCCGGGAGAAGCCCCCAATTGTTTCTTCATGGGCATACCGGTGATGTGCGGCCCGAAGGGGCTTCCTCCTGCCACGAGCCTTCTCTATCGAGGCACGAGCACGGGAAGCTTCGAAGACGTGAGCGGCCGAACCGGCGTCGGCCGTGAGCGCTTCTACGGCCTCGGCGCGGTTTGGGGCGACGTCGACAACGATGACGACGTCGATCTCTACGTCGCCAACGACCAGACGCCGAACAACCTTTTCCTCAACGATGGACGAGGCGGGCTCGTCGATGGTGCCCTGGCGGCGGGGGTCGCCTTCAACGAGGATGGTCGGGCCCAGGCGGGAATGGGTGTCGACTTAGGGGACTACGACAACGACGGTTTCCTCGATATCCACGTCACGAATTTCTCTCACGACTACAACACGATCTACCGGAACACCGGTGACGGTTACTTCACCGATGAGAGCTTCGCCGCCGGACTGGGTGAAGCGAGCTACCTCTACCTTGGTTGGGGCACCGGCTTCCACGACTTCGACCGTGACGGACGACTCGACATCTTCGTCGCCAACGGCCACGTGTATCCCGAAGTCGATACGTCGAGAACGGACAGTGATTACGCACAGAGAAGCCTTCTGTTTCTGAACCTGGGCGAGGGCAAGTTCGAGGAGTACCAAGGCTTTCGACGACCTCACGTGGGACGAGGAGCGGCCTTCGCGGACTACGACGACGATGGCGACATCGACATCCTCGTGGCCAACATGAACGAGAGGCCTTCCCTCTATCGCAACGAGCTCGCCGCCGATTCCAGCTGGGTGGGACTCAGGCTCATCGGTCGCGACAGCGCTCGGGACGCACTCGGCGCGCGCGTGCGGATCCAGACGGGTGGCGTCGGGCAGCTACGGGAAGTCCGAAGCGGCGCGAGCTACCTGTCTCAAAGCGACCTGCGGGTGCATTTCGGCCTCGGACCCGAGACGAGCGTGGAGCGACTCGAGATTCGATGGCCCCGAGGCCGACTCCAGACTCTCGAGGGCGTCCCCCTCAATCGCTACATCGTCGTCGTCGAGCCGCGCTGA